A stretch of the Esox lucius isolate fEsoLuc1 chromosome 2, fEsoLuc1.pri, whole genome shotgun sequence genome encodes the following:
- the nfat5b gene encoding nuclear factor of activated T-cells 5 isoform X5: MTIGGLRSACPTFSASTMHSTTSATDQTSAHTAGGAPGEAVSSRAVVEMRSVEGGTGNSGSAGGGRAGGGEGVGAGSLGEEGSGRGPASQEVQQHHQMTPSKRRTVLNISPPPEDLFDDSRMSCQEEQFQDSEQSSSIWMDESASNFSIVSSSSYNDNTEVPRKSRKRTPRQRPGPKHAAAEEASMDVFDADSAKAPHFVLSQLCSENKTCPKGSSADGPQTTHQKGGTLACQFPQKSEGKELKMLVQPETQHRARYLTEGSRGSVKDRTQQGFPTIKLEGVNEAAVLQVFVGNDAGRVKPHGFYQACRVTGRNTTACKEVDIEGTTVIEVSLDPSNHMTLAVDCVGILKLRNADVEARIGVAGSKKKSTRARLVFRVNIPRPDGSVLTLQTSSSPILCTQPAGVPEILKKSLHSYSVRGGGEVFIIGKNFLKDTKVIFQENVSDETSWKAEAEIDMELFHQNHLIVKVPPYQNLAIASAVCVGIYVVTNAGRSHDMQPFTYTPEPAKAVDISVKKESLGKSCSFDERIKVVDSGLPMLPLVKREEVTPMEVSSNLPSAGLFKQTPDVMSQLDLGSNNSPFSNTLPRPTNDPDKSQTAVFNSAEALSTMQKQDIGPTSSFPVPADSLLPSGPQPFLLEAREGLGQDRAGNNKGAVGRLSQLAEPQQPAPQQHQLPLFPVDDVAQLEQAVRQLHAKGYCSQQQQQIQQQQQIQQQQQQQIQQQQQQQIQQQQQLQQQQLQQQQIQQHQIQQQQQQIQQQQIRQKQQQLQQQQQQQQVLESLQQQLFQSQMPMQCSIFQGGSHGDNVEQRGSQQGMVQNHGSLFQQAQQQHQQQQKQQQQASLFQQANELLSIQTNFLQQAPAHPSPPLFHNPSPLAEVQDSQGQLFHTQEPSPTQEQVQAALFQNSLTVLSGTSLSPEQPPSAATLFLPQNALPGQPSANGSQQLAFLSALQTSVPESQTVFQAQTHLSPIQQGTPMEQQQPSQAQSHLPQQSSMFQNVSPHPPANTQSHQQQAGLLFCSNPLSSPEQPPSLLFSGQGQMPPMSSSNLNSQEPQSPSMLFSQASVVTVSQQEPSEPMAFQDQSQVVGNPSEPRQQTLFQEQQPMQLVSSSNNGPEQPVSLFMPQSGIASLQGGMAAQELPQTGMFSTQKGVVGLQTSTSSPVQQPGSLFQTPVSGSLNQTSQAHQPGLFLFGIQNECGQLINSPGTTLSDQIIAISQSGQNQRESEAQIQSLLNQSMSESVNMQNSMTTSQNMEKIDDLLVSLQEQGNNLTRSY; this comes from the exons CAGCAGCATCACCAGATGACCCCCTCCAAGCGGCGGACGGTGCTGAACATCTCGCCCCCACCCGAGGACCTTTTTGACGACAGCCGCATGTCCTGCCAGGAGGAGCAGTTCCAGGACTCAGAGCAGAGCAGTAGCATCTGGATGGATGAATCTGCCTCCAACTTCAGCATTGTCAGCTCCAGTTCGTACAACGACAACACAGAGGTGCCCCGGAAGTCCCGTAAGCGCACCCCCCGCCAGCGACCGGGCCCCAAGCATGCTGCAGCCGAGGAGGCCAGCATGGATGTGTTTGATGCTGACAGTGCCAAAGCACCACACTTTGTGCTTTCTCAGCTGTGTTCAGAAAACAAGACCTGCCCTAAAGGAAG TTCGGCGGATGGCCCACAAACCACCCATCAAAAAGGGGGGACCCTAGCATGCCAGTTCCCTCAGAAGAGTGAGGGCAAAGAGCTCAAGATGCTGGTCCAGCCTGAGACCCAGCACCGGGCCCGTTACCTGACTGAGGGCAGCAGGGGGTCAGTAAAAGACCGCACTCAGCAGGGCTTCCCCACCATAAAG CTGGAGGGCGTAAATGAGGCGGCGGTGCTGCAGGTGTTTGTGGGTAATGACGCTGGGCGTGTTAAGCCACATGGGTTCTACCAGGCCTGCAGAGTGACAGGGCGCAACACCACCGCCTGTAAGGAGGTGGACATCGAGGGCACCACTGTCATTGAGGTGTCCCTGGACCCCAGCAACCACATGACCCTGGC GGTGGACTGCGTGGGAATCCTGAAGCTACGCAATGCTGATGTAGAGGCTCGTATTGGTGTGGCCGGCTCTAAAAAGAAGAGCACGCGTGCCAGGCTAGTGTTTAGGGTCAACATTCCCCGGCCGGATGGCTCGGTGCTCACATTACAGACGTCTTCTTCCCCAATACTGTGCA CACAGCCTGCAGGTGTGCCTGAAATTCTTAAGAAGTCCCTACACAGTTACTCAGTAAGGGGGGGTGGTGAAGTGTTCATCATTGGCAAGAACTTCCTCAAGGACACCAAAGTCATATTTCAGGAAAATGTGTCAG ATGAGACGTCTTGGAAGGCAGAGGCAGAAATTGACATGGAACTGTTTCACCAG AATCACTTGATTGTGAAGGTTCCTCCATACCAGAACCTAGCCATTGCATCGGCAGTGTGTGTGGGGATCTATGTAGTGACCAATGCTGGCCGATCTCACGACATGCAGCCTTTTACATACACTCCAGAACCAG CAAAAGCAGTGGACATATCTGTAAAGAAAGAATCTCTAGGCAAGTCCTGTTCTTTTGACGAACGGATTAAAG TTGTTGACAGTGGCTTGCCAATGTTGCCTCTTGTGAAGAGAGAAGAGGTCACTCCAATGGAGGTTTCGAGCAACCTCCCTTCTGCTGGCCTGTTCAAG CAGACCCCTGATGTCATGTCCCAGCTGGACTTGGGTTCCAACAATAGCCCATTCTCCAACACCTTGCCGCGGCCTACAAATGACCCTGACAAATCCCAAACTGCTGTCTTTAACAGTGCAGAGGCTCTGAGCACCATGCAGAAGCAGGACATTGGTCCCACTAGCTCCTTCCCTGTGCCTGCAGACTCACTGCTTCCGTCAGGGCCTCAACCCTTCCTCCTGGAGGCCAGAGAGGGTCTGGGGCAGGACAGGGCCGGTAACAACAAAGGGGCAGTGGGGAGGCTCAGTCAACTAGCAGAGCCCCAACAGCCGGCCCCACAGCAGCACCAGCTTCCTTTATTCCCCGTGGACGATGTGGCCCAACTTGAACAGGCAGTGAGACAACTGCACGCCAAGGGGTATTGCAGCCAGCAGCAGCAACAGATTCAACAGCAACAGCAAATTcagcaacaacagcaacagcaaattcaacagcaacagcaacaacaaattCAACAGCAACAGCAACTTCAGCAGCAACAGCTCCAGCAACAACAGATTCAGCAACATCAAATtcagcaacagcagcaacaaATTCAACAGCAACAAATTCGACAGAAACAACAGCAACTtcagcaacaacagcagcagcagcaagtTTTGGAGAGCCTTCAGCAGCAGCTGTTTCAGTCCCAGATGCCCATGCAGTGTAGCATCTTTCAGGGGGGCTCTCATGGGGATAACGTTGAACAGCGGGGTTCCCAGCAGGGCATGGTGCAGAACCATGGTTCCCTCTTTCAGCAGGCCCAGCAGCAACACCAACAGCAGCAGAAACAGCAGCAGCAAGCATCGCTCTTTCAGCAAGCCAATGAGCTCCTCTCCATTCAGACTAACTTTCTCCAGCAGGCCCCTGCTCACCCCTCTCCACCCCTGTTCCATAACCCCAGCCCACTGGCCGAAGTGCAGGACTCACAAGGGCAGCTGTTTCACACTCAGGAGCCCTCCCCCACCCAGGAGCAGGTCCAGGCTGCCCTGTTCCAGAACAGCCTGACAGTGTTGAGTGGTACCAGCCTCTCCCCAGAGCAACCTCCCTCTGCCGCCACCCTGTTCCTCCCACAGAATGCTCTGCCTGGGCAGCCCTCGGCTAACGGCAGCCAGCAGCTGGCTTTCCTTAGTGCCCTGCAGACATCGGTCCCCGAGTCCCAGACAGTCTTCCAGGCTCAGACCCACCTCTCCCCCATTCAGCAGGGGACCCCCATGGAGCAGCAGCAGCCCTCCCAAGCCCAGTCTCACCTGCCTCAACAGAGCTCCATGTTTCAGAACGTCTCCCCTCATCCACCTGCAAACACTCAGAGCCACCAGCAGCAGGCTGGCCTACTGTTCTGCAGCAACCCCCTGTCCAGCCCAGAGCAGCCCCCCAGCCTGCTTTTCAGTGGCCAGGGTCAGATGCCCCCAATGAGCAGCAGCAACCTGAACTCCCAGGAGCCACAGAGCCCCTCCATGCTGTTCTCTCAGGCCAGCGTGGTAACAGTAAGTCAGCAGGAGCCCTCCGAGCCAATGGCTTTCCAGGACCAGAGCCAGGTTGTGGGGAACCCCTCTGAGCCTCGCCAGCAAACCCTGTTCCAGGAGCAGCAGCCCATGCAGCTGGTCTCCAGCTCCAACAATGGCCCGGAGCAGCCTGTCTCCCTCTTCATGCCCCAATCCGGTATAGCCTCCCTGCAAGGTGGCATGGCTGCCCAGGAGCTTCCGCAAACGGGCATGTTCAGCACCCAAAAGGGCGTGGTAGGCCTACagacctccacctcctccccagTGCAGCAGCCAGGCTCTCTATTCCAGACACCCGTCAGTGGGAGCCTTAACCAGACCAGCCAGGCCCACCAGCCAGGCCTCTTCCTCTTTGGGATTCAGAATG AATGTGGTCAGCTGATAAATTCCCCCGGAACAACTCTGTCTGATCAAATCATTGCCATCAGTCAGTCTGGTCAgaaccagagagagagtgaggccCAAATTCAGTCGCTGCTCAACCAGTCCATGTCTGAGTCAGTGAACATGCAGAACAGCATGACCACTTCCCAGAACATGGAGAAGATTGATGACCTGCTCGTGAGCCTGCAGGAACAGGGCAACAACCTCACTCGCTCCTACTAG
- the nfat5b gene encoding nuclear factor of activated T-cells 5 isoform X4 translates to MSQKSGGEVGPPPSAALASDATTITSSMTIGGLRSACPTFSASTMHSTTSATDQTSAHTAGGAPGEAVSSRAVVEMRSVEGGTGNSGSAGGGRAGGGEGVGAGSLGEEGSGRGPASQEVQQHHQMTPSKRRTVLNISPPPEDLFDDSRMSCQEEQFQDSEQSSSIWMDESASNFSIVSSSSYNDNTEVPRKSRKRTPRQRPGPKHAAAEEASMDVFDADSAKAPHFVLSQLCSENKTCPKGSSADGPQTTHQKGGTLACQFPQKSEGKELKMLVQPETQHRARYLTEGSRGSVKDRTQQGFPTIKLEGVNEAAVLQVFVGNDAGRVKPHGFYQACRVTGRNTTACKEVDIEGTTVIEVSLDPSNHMTLAVDCVGILKLRNADVEARIGVAGSKKKSTRARLVFRVNIPRPDGSVLTLQTSSSPILCTQPAGVPEILKKSLHSYSVRGGGEVFIIGKNFLKDTKVIFQENVSDETSWKAEAEIDMELFHQNHLIVKVPPYQNLAIASAVCVGIYVVTNAGRSHDMQPFTYTPEPAKAVDISVKKESLGKSCSFDERIKVVDSGLPMLPLVKREEVTPMEVSSNLPSAGLFKQTPDVMSQLDLGSNNSPFSNTLPRPTNDPDKSQTAVFNSAEALSTMQKQDIGPTSSFPVPADSLLPSGPQPFLLEAREGLGQDRAGNNKGAVGRLSQLAEPQQPAPQQHQLPLFPVDDVAQLEQAVRQLHAKGYCSQQQQQIQQQQQIQQQQQQQIQQQQQQQIQQQQQLQQQQLQQQQIQQHQIQQQQQQIQQQQIRQKQQQLQQQQQQQQVLESLQQQLFQSQMPMQCSIFQGGSHGDNVEQRGSQQGMVQNHGSLFQQAQQQHQQQQKQQQQASLFQQANELLSIQTNFLQQAPAHPSPPLFHNPSPLAEVQDSQGQLFHTQEPSPTQEQVQAALFQNSLTVLSGTSLSPEQPPSAATLFLPQNALPGQPSANGSQQLAFLSALQTSVPESQTVFQAQTHLSPIQQGTPMEQQQPSQAQSHLPQQSSMFQNVSPHPPANTQSHQQQAGLLFCSNPLSSPEQPPSLLFSGQGQMPPMSSSNLNSQEPQSPSMLFSQASVVTVSQQEPSEPMAFQDQSQVVGNPSEPRQQTLFQEQQPMQLVSSSNNGPEQPVSLFMPQSGIASLQGGMAAQELPQTGMFSTQKGVVGLQTSTSSPVQQPGSLFQTPVSGSLNQTSQAHQPGLFLFGIQNECGQLINSPGTTLSDQIIAISQSGQNQRESEAQIQSLLNQSMSESVNMQNSMTTSQNMEKIDDLLVSLQEQGNNLTRSY, encoded by the exons CAGCAGCATCACCAGATGACCCCCTCCAAGCGGCGGACGGTGCTGAACATCTCGCCCCCACCCGAGGACCTTTTTGACGACAGCCGCATGTCCTGCCAGGAGGAGCAGTTCCAGGACTCAGAGCAGAGCAGTAGCATCTGGATGGATGAATCTGCCTCCAACTTCAGCATTGTCAGCTCCAGTTCGTACAACGACAACACAGAGGTGCCCCGGAAGTCCCGTAAGCGCACCCCCCGCCAGCGACCGGGCCCCAAGCATGCTGCAGCCGAGGAGGCCAGCATGGATGTGTTTGATGCTGACAGTGCCAAAGCACCACACTTTGTGCTTTCTCAGCTGTGTTCAGAAAACAAGACCTGCCCTAAAGGAAG TTCGGCGGATGGCCCACAAACCACCCATCAAAAAGGGGGGACCCTAGCATGCCAGTTCCCTCAGAAGAGTGAGGGCAAAGAGCTCAAGATGCTGGTCCAGCCTGAGACCCAGCACCGGGCCCGTTACCTGACTGAGGGCAGCAGGGGGTCAGTAAAAGACCGCACTCAGCAGGGCTTCCCCACCATAAAG CTGGAGGGCGTAAATGAGGCGGCGGTGCTGCAGGTGTTTGTGGGTAATGACGCTGGGCGTGTTAAGCCACATGGGTTCTACCAGGCCTGCAGAGTGACAGGGCGCAACACCACCGCCTGTAAGGAGGTGGACATCGAGGGCACCACTGTCATTGAGGTGTCCCTGGACCCCAGCAACCACATGACCCTGGC GGTGGACTGCGTGGGAATCCTGAAGCTACGCAATGCTGATGTAGAGGCTCGTATTGGTGTGGCCGGCTCTAAAAAGAAGAGCACGCGTGCCAGGCTAGTGTTTAGGGTCAACATTCCCCGGCCGGATGGCTCGGTGCTCACATTACAGACGTCTTCTTCCCCAATACTGTGCA CACAGCCTGCAGGTGTGCCTGAAATTCTTAAGAAGTCCCTACACAGTTACTCAGTAAGGGGGGGTGGTGAAGTGTTCATCATTGGCAAGAACTTCCTCAAGGACACCAAAGTCATATTTCAGGAAAATGTGTCAG ATGAGACGTCTTGGAAGGCAGAGGCAGAAATTGACATGGAACTGTTTCACCAG AATCACTTGATTGTGAAGGTTCCTCCATACCAGAACCTAGCCATTGCATCGGCAGTGTGTGTGGGGATCTATGTAGTGACCAATGCTGGCCGATCTCACGACATGCAGCCTTTTACATACACTCCAGAACCAG CAAAAGCAGTGGACATATCTGTAAAGAAAGAATCTCTAGGCAAGTCCTGTTCTTTTGACGAACGGATTAAAG TTGTTGACAGTGGCTTGCCAATGTTGCCTCTTGTGAAGAGAGAAGAGGTCACTCCAATGGAGGTTTCGAGCAACCTCCCTTCTGCTGGCCTGTTCAAG CAGACCCCTGATGTCATGTCCCAGCTGGACTTGGGTTCCAACAATAGCCCATTCTCCAACACCTTGCCGCGGCCTACAAATGACCCTGACAAATCCCAAACTGCTGTCTTTAACAGTGCAGAGGCTCTGAGCACCATGCAGAAGCAGGACATTGGTCCCACTAGCTCCTTCCCTGTGCCTGCAGACTCACTGCTTCCGTCAGGGCCTCAACCCTTCCTCCTGGAGGCCAGAGAGGGTCTGGGGCAGGACAGGGCCGGTAACAACAAAGGGGCAGTGGGGAGGCTCAGTCAACTAGCAGAGCCCCAACAGCCGGCCCCACAGCAGCACCAGCTTCCTTTATTCCCCGTGGACGATGTGGCCCAACTTGAACAGGCAGTGAGACAACTGCACGCCAAGGGGTATTGCAGCCAGCAGCAGCAACAGATTCAACAGCAACAGCAAATTcagcaacaacagcaacagcaaattcaacagcaacagcaacaacaaattCAACAGCAACAGCAACTTCAGCAGCAACAGCTCCAGCAACAACAGATTCAGCAACATCAAATtcagcaacagcagcaacaaATTCAACAGCAACAAATTCGACAGAAACAACAGCAACTtcagcaacaacagcagcagcagcaagtTTTGGAGAGCCTTCAGCAGCAGCTGTTTCAGTCCCAGATGCCCATGCAGTGTAGCATCTTTCAGGGGGGCTCTCATGGGGATAACGTTGAACAGCGGGGTTCCCAGCAGGGCATGGTGCAGAACCATGGTTCCCTCTTTCAGCAGGCCCAGCAGCAACACCAACAGCAGCAGAAACAGCAGCAGCAAGCATCGCTCTTTCAGCAAGCCAATGAGCTCCTCTCCATTCAGACTAACTTTCTCCAGCAGGCCCCTGCTCACCCCTCTCCACCCCTGTTCCATAACCCCAGCCCACTGGCCGAAGTGCAGGACTCACAAGGGCAGCTGTTTCACACTCAGGAGCCCTCCCCCACCCAGGAGCAGGTCCAGGCTGCCCTGTTCCAGAACAGCCTGACAGTGTTGAGTGGTACCAGCCTCTCCCCAGAGCAACCTCCCTCTGCCGCCACCCTGTTCCTCCCACAGAATGCTCTGCCTGGGCAGCCCTCGGCTAACGGCAGCCAGCAGCTGGCTTTCCTTAGTGCCCTGCAGACATCGGTCCCCGAGTCCCAGACAGTCTTCCAGGCTCAGACCCACCTCTCCCCCATTCAGCAGGGGACCCCCATGGAGCAGCAGCAGCCCTCCCAAGCCCAGTCTCACCTGCCTCAACAGAGCTCCATGTTTCAGAACGTCTCCCCTCATCCACCTGCAAACACTCAGAGCCACCAGCAGCAGGCTGGCCTACTGTTCTGCAGCAACCCCCTGTCCAGCCCAGAGCAGCCCCCCAGCCTGCTTTTCAGTGGCCAGGGTCAGATGCCCCCAATGAGCAGCAGCAACCTGAACTCCCAGGAGCCACAGAGCCCCTCCATGCTGTTCTCTCAGGCCAGCGTGGTAACAGTAAGTCAGCAGGAGCCCTCCGAGCCAATGGCTTTCCAGGACCAGAGCCAGGTTGTGGGGAACCCCTCTGAGCCTCGCCAGCAAACCCTGTTCCAGGAGCAGCAGCCCATGCAGCTGGTCTCCAGCTCCAACAATGGCCCGGAGCAGCCTGTCTCCCTCTTCATGCCCCAATCCGGTATAGCCTCCCTGCAAGGTGGCATGGCTGCCCAGGAGCTTCCGCAAACGGGCATGTTCAGCACCCAAAAGGGCGTGGTAGGCCTACagacctccacctcctccccagTGCAGCAGCCAGGCTCTCTATTCCAGACACCCGTCAGTGGGAGCCTTAACCAGACCAGCCAGGCCCACCAGCCAGGCCTCTTCCTCTTTGGGATTCAGAATG AATGTGGTCAGCTGATAAATTCCCCCGGAACAACTCTGTCTGATCAAATCATTGCCATCAGTCAGTCTGGTCAgaaccagagagagagtgaggccCAAATTCAGTCGCTGCTCAACCAGTCCATGTCTGAGTCAGTGAACATGCAGAACAGCATGACCACTTCCCAGAACATGGAGAAGATTGATGACCTGCTCGTGAGCCTGCAGGAACAGGGCAACAACCTCACTCGCTCCTACTAG